One part of the Mycolicibacterium aromaticivorans JS19b1 = JCM 16368 genome encodes these proteins:
- a CDS encoding DUF1295 domain-containing protein, which yields MVDRSKAKSLWLVTAAYVVAVAAGAGWLLYGPPATGRLWLDAFIADVIATLVVFVFSRAYRNSSFYDAFWSVIPPLLLIYWWAAGPLGLDSVRCWLVAIVVMYWAIRLTGNWVYSFPGLHHEDWRYPQLRAGAGRWEFVADLFGIHLIPTVQVFLGMLPVYVAVTRPGDGVVWLSWVAFAVGVGAVTLELVADTQMHRFVRDKKPGAVMDRGLWAWSRHPNYLGEIGFWFAMALFGVAAAPADAWWLFVGVVAMVAMFLGASIPMMEKRSLARRPQYQDVIDRVPMLIPRPPRKASVGGDV from the coding sequence ATGGTGGACCGAAGCAAAGCAAAATCGCTGTGGTTGGTCACTGCGGCCTACGTCGTCGCGGTCGCGGCCGGCGCGGGCTGGTTGTTGTACGGCCCGCCGGCGACCGGGCGGTTGTGGCTAGATGCGTTCATCGCCGACGTCATCGCCACCCTGGTGGTGTTCGTGTTCAGCCGGGCGTATCGCAACTCCAGCTTCTACGACGCCTTCTGGAGCGTGATCCCGCCGCTGCTGCTGATCTACTGGTGGGCCGCCGGGCCGCTCGGCCTGGATTCGGTACGGTGCTGGCTGGTCGCGATCGTCGTCATGTACTGGGCGATCCGCTTGACCGGCAACTGGGTGTATAGCTTCCCCGGCCTGCACCACGAGGATTGGCGGTACCCGCAGCTGCGTGCCGGGGCGGGCCGGTGGGAATTTGTGGCCGACCTCTTCGGCATCCACCTGATCCCGACCGTGCAGGTGTTCTTGGGCATGCTGCCCGTCTACGTCGCGGTGACCCGACCGGGCGACGGCGTGGTCTGGCTGAGCTGGGTCGCATTCGCTGTGGGCGTCGGTGCGGTGACTCTCGAGCTGGTGGCCGATACCCAGATGCACCGCTTCGTCCGTGACAAGAAGCCCGGCGCGGTGATGGACCGCGGGTTGTGGGCCTGGTCGCGGCACCCGAACTATCTCGGCGAGATCGGCTTCTGGTTCGCGATGGCGTTGTTCGGCGTCGCCGCCGCGCCCGCCGACGCCTGGTGGTTGTTCGTCGGGGTGGTGGCCATGGTCGCGATGTTCCTCGGCGCCAGCATCCCCATGATGGAGAAGCGCAGCCTGGCTCGCCGCCCGCAGTACCAGGACGTCATCGACAGAGTGCCCATGCTGATTCCCCGCCCGCCCCGAAAGGCCAGCGTAGGAGGAGATGTATGA
- a CDS encoding patatin-like phospholipase family protein, whose amino-acid sequence MAPIVTKPVDLVLAGGGVKGIGLAGAVVRLMEAGYRAHRVAGSSAGSIVGSIVAAAAKNDQLTPDNFRDLALSIDYRKFLDPGPVERVPLLGAGWAILQGTGVYRGDYAHDFIAHQLRDLGVSTFGDLRLDDDELPPEQRYRLVVTAADVTTGQLVRLPWDYHRLYGLDPDEQPVADAVRASMSIPFVFRPVTLTSVTGRESTLVDGGLLSNYPIDSLDRCDGKRPRWPTLGVTLLPDLPENNHKVIPALAPLQLFGGPSLLEDVITTILVGRDQAYLNLPWVSARTIRVDATDVGVLDFEIKKPQIDALYTEGYEAATTFLSTWDEHAYLERFRS is encoded by the coding sequence ATGGCCCCCATCGTGACGAAGCCCGTCGACCTGGTCCTGGCCGGCGGCGGGGTGAAAGGTATCGGTCTGGCCGGTGCCGTCGTCAGGCTGATGGAGGCCGGCTACCGGGCCCACCGAGTCGCCGGCTCCTCGGCCGGATCGATCGTCGGCTCTATCGTGGCCGCGGCCGCGAAGAACGACCAGCTGACCCCCGACAATTTCCGGGATCTCGCCCTGAGTATCGACTACCGCAAGTTCCTGGATCCCGGCCCGGTCGAGCGGGTGCCGCTGCTCGGCGCAGGATGGGCGATCCTGCAGGGCACCGGCGTCTACCGGGGCGACTACGCGCACGATTTCATCGCCCACCAGCTCCGCGACCTCGGCGTCAGCACCTTCGGTGACTTGCGGCTCGACGATGACGAGCTGCCCCCGGAACAGCGCTATCGGCTGGTGGTGACCGCGGCCGACGTGACGACGGGCCAGTTGGTTCGCCTGCCGTGGGACTACCACCGGCTCTACGGCCTCGACCCGGACGAGCAACCGGTCGCCGACGCGGTGCGTGCGTCGATGTCGATTCCGTTCGTCTTCCGACCGGTGACCCTCACCAGCGTGACCGGGCGGGAATCGACCCTCGTCGACGGCGGGCTGCTGTCGAACTACCCGATCGACTCGCTGGACCGCTGCGACGGGAAGAGACCCCGGTGGCCGACGCTCGGGGTGACGTTGCTGCCCGACCTGCCGGAGAACAACCACAAGGTGATCCCGGCGCTGGCTCCGCTGCAATTGTTCGGCGGCCCGAGCCTGCTCGAGGACGTGATCACCACGATCCTCGTCGGCCGCGACCAGGCCTACCTCAACCTGCCCTGGGTCAGTGCCAGGACCATTCGGGTGGATGCGACCGATGTCGGTGTGCTCGATTTCGAGATCAAAAAGCCGCAGATCGATGCTCTCTACACCGAGGGCTACGAGGCGGCCACGACGTTCCTGTCGACCTGGGACGAGCACGCCTACCTCGAACGGTTCCGGTCTTAG
- a CDS encoding acyl-CoA dehydrogenase family protein, which translates to MAEFSFTEEQQQLRAAVRKFCADNFDESTVRRLMESEVPFDAKVWNRLGAELGVLGLSVPEDDGGVGGSLVDQAVAVEEFGATLACGPLFGTVYLAVPALVASSAGSARDELLAQLVEGTATAAFAVTDKAGAFDAAAVTVTVAGDTVSGTVKRVVDGAAADVILVAATGSDGVGLYAVDAQDVVRTPLSTLDLTRPQANITFSDSPARLLAGPEDAERVITHALQVGSALLAVEQVGAAQHLLDLSVEYAKSRLQFGRQIGSFQAIKHKLADMLVDVEHARSAAYHAVWALTDGSDDPALATSIAQAAASAALSHVAADTIQVHGGIGFTWEHQAHLYFKRAATVAALLGNAEQHRARIADIVLDEASAEDATRVADGLPV; encoded by the coding sequence GTGGCTGAATTTTCGTTCACCGAGGAACAGCAGCAGCTGCGCGCAGCGGTGCGGAAGTTCTGCGCCGACAACTTCGACGAGTCGACCGTGCGCCGGTTGATGGAGTCCGAGGTGCCCTTCGACGCCAAGGTGTGGAACCGTCTGGGCGCCGAGCTCGGCGTGCTCGGGCTCTCGGTTCCCGAGGACGACGGCGGTGTCGGCGGCTCGCTGGTCGATCAGGCCGTCGCGGTCGAGGAATTCGGTGCGACGCTGGCCTGCGGACCGCTGTTCGGGACCGTCTACCTCGCCGTGCCGGCGCTGGTCGCCAGTTCCGCCGGCTCGGCGCGTGACGAATTGCTGGCCCAGTTGGTGGAGGGCACCGCCACCGCGGCCTTCGCCGTCACCGACAAGGCAGGCGCGTTCGACGCCGCCGCGGTGACCGTGACAGTCGCCGGTGACACCGTCTCCGGCACCGTCAAGCGCGTTGTCGACGGTGCCGCCGCCGACGTAATCCTGGTCGCGGCAACAGGTTCCGATGGCGTCGGGCTGTACGCAGTGGACGCACAAGACGTTGTGCGCACCCCGTTGTCGACCCTGGATCTGACCCGGCCGCAGGCCAACATCACCTTCTCCGACTCGCCCGCCCGGCTGCTGGCCGGCCCGGAGGATGCCGAGCGGGTGATCACTCACGCACTGCAGGTGGGTTCGGCGCTGCTGGCAGTCGAGCAGGTCGGCGCAGCACAGCACCTTCTGGATCTGTCTGTCGAGTACGCCAAGTCCCGCCTGCAGTTCGGCCGCCAGATCGGCTCGTTCCAGGCGATCAAGCACAAGTTGGCCGACATGCTCGTCGATGTCGAGCATGCCCGCTCGGCCGCCTACCACGCGGTGTGGGCGTTGACCGACGGCTCCGATGATCCGGCGCTGGCGACCAGCATCGCTCAGGCCGCGGCGTCAGCCGCGCTCAGCCACGTCGCCGCCGACACCATCCAGGTGCACGGCGGGATCGGCTTCACCTGGGAGCACCAGGCGCACTTGTACTTCAAGCGCGCAGCCACTGTTGCTGCGCTGCTCGGCAATGCCGAACAGCACCGGGCCAGGATCGCCGACATCGTGCTGGACGAGGCCAGTGCCGAGGACGCCACCCGGGTGGCCGACGGCCTGCCTGTCTGA
- a CDS encoding wax ester/triacylglycerol synthase domain-containing protein translates to MESAAITGHTLKLIVLEPGAGALDIDALRASVAARLPSQPRATHRVDTSGPDPRWVPAPDFEIADHVRLRTDSNCVGRQDLWRIVSALMAEHLDRSRPLWTFDVIGPLADGREAIAARIHHAMADGIAGVRFLDSVLFDVHRDRDTPGRTPGQHDSPSLTPLEEAWRMPSALVRELGHPTGGSPFDLPVTVARELAFSVAPLAEFKAIGASRPNPATVNDVLLAVIAGGLRRWLGESRVRDLRAQIPVSLHHRGETGLGNRDSFLNIDLPLAEADSLTRLDRISAQTRERKRLDDADEMYDLFHALGCVPRLESAVRRLAGSAEEFCLSISNVPGPRDPVHVAGRRVAHLFSSSEPAAHHALRISAISCAGDMGIGLCTDPTALPDIAGLASRIDAAYEQLREAAGI, encoded by the coding sequence ATGGAATCCGCGGCGATCACCGGCCACACGCTGAAACTGATCGTTTTGGAGCCCGGTGCGGGAGCGCTCGACATCGACGCGTTGCGCGCCTCAGTGGCCGCGCGCCTGCCGAGTCAGCCGCGTGCCACCCACCGCGTGGACACCTCGGGACCCGATCCACGATGGGTACCTGCCCCCGACTTCGAGATCGCCGACCATGTCCGGCTCCGAACAGACAGCAACTGTGTCGGCCGGCAGGACCTGTGGCGCATCGTCAGCGCGCTGATGGCGGAGCACCTCGATCGCAGCAGGCCGCTGTGGACCTTCGACGTCATCGGGCCGCTGGCTGACGGTCGAGAAGCGATCGCAGCACGCATCCACCACGCGATGGCCGACGGCATCGCCGGTGTGCGGTTTCTGGACTCGGTGTTGTTCGATGTTCACCGCGACAGAGATACGCCGGGAAGGACTCCTGGACAACATGATTCACCCAGCTTGACGCCGCTGGAAGAAGCCTGGCGAATGCCCTCGGCGCTGGTGCGCGAGCTGGGTCATCCCACCGGCGGTTCGCCGTTCGACCTACCCGTCACCGTTGCGCGGGAGTTGGCCTTCTCCGTTGCTCCGCTGGCCGAATTCAAGGCCATCGGTGCATCACGGCCCAACCCGGCAACCGTCAACGACGTCCTGCTGGCGGTGATCGCCGGTGGTCTCCGGCGCTGGTTGGGCGAATCGCGGGTGCGGGATCTCCGCGCCCAGATCCCGGTGAGTCTGCATCATCGCGGCGAAACCGGTCTGGGCAACCGCGACTCGTTCCTGAACATCGATCTGCCGCTGGCGGAAGCGGATTCGCTGACCAGGCTGGACCGGATCAGTGCGCAGACGCGTGAGCGCAAGCGCCTCGATGACGCCGACGAGATGTACGACCTGTTCCATGCCCTGGGCTGTGTCCCGCGCCTGGAATCCGCGGTCCGCCGACTGGCCGGCAGCGCAGAGGAATTCTGCCTGTCGATTTCCAACGTTCCCGGACCCCGCGACCCGGTTCACGTTGCGGGGCGCCGCGTTGCGCACCTGTTCTCGTCCTCGGAACCGGCCGCTCATCACGCGCTGCGGATTTCGGCGATCTCGTGCGCAGGCGACATGGGGATCGGTCTGTGTACCGATCCGACTGCGTTGCCCGACATCGCCGGGTTGGCCAGCCGCATCGACGCTGCTTACGAGCAATTGCGCGAAGCGGCCGGCATCTGA
- a CDS encoding IS481 family transposase: MSHANARLTVHGRLLLVERIVKGHRPVSHVAAELGVSRQCAHRWVRRFRDEGVAGLSDRSSRPHRCPRRTSAVIEDAVLELRRASRRGQDWIGAELGLPARTISAILRRHQLPYLRDCDPLTGDVIRSSKATAVRYERARPGELIHMDVKKIGRIPDGGGWKAHGRAKSRSAAQRNARIGFDYVHSVVDDHSRLAYSEILPDEKGATCGEFLARAAEYFRAHGIPTIERLITDNHWSYRRSADVAAVIAGLGAKHVFIKPHCPWQNGKVERYNRTLQTEWAYQQIFTTNDARSAALAPWLEDYNNRRRHSALGGQPPISRLTPTS; this comes from the coding sequence GTGTCCCACGCTAATGCCCGTTTGACCGTTCATGGTCGTCTGCTGCTCGTTGAGCGGATCGTTAAGGGACACCGACCGGTGTCTCATGTCGCTGCCGAATTAGGAGTGTCGCGCCAGTGCGCTCACCGATGGGTGCGCCGGTTTCGCGATGAAGGCGTTGCCGGGTTGTCGGATCGCTCCTCACGACCACACCGCTGCCCGCGCCGCACATCAGCTGTCATTGAAGATGCGGTCCTCGAACTGCGCCGCGCCAGTAGGCGGGGCCAGGACTGGATCGGCGCCGAACTCGGTCTGCCGGCCCGCACGATCTCGGCGATCTTGCGCCGCCACCAGCTGCCGTATCTGAGGGACTGCGACCCGCTGACCGGTGACGTGATCCGGTCATCGAAAGCGACCGCGGTCCGCTACGAACGGGCACGCCCCGGAGAACTAATTCATATGGATGTCAAGAAGATTGGCCGCATCCCTGACGGAGGCGGATGGAAGGCTCACGGCCGAGCCAAGAGCAGATCTGCTGCACAGAGGAACGCGCGCATCGGGTTCGACTACGTGCACTCCGTCGTTGACGACCATTCGCGGCTGGCCTACTCAGAGATCCTGCCCGATGAAAAGGGAGCGACGTGCGGTGAGTTTTTAGCCAGGGCCGCCGAGTACTTCCGCGCCCACGGCATCCCGACCATCGAGAGACTCATCACCGACAACCACTGGAGTTATCGACGCTCCGCCGATGTCGCGGCTGTCATCGCAGGCCTGGGCGCCAAGCACGTCTTCATCAAGCCGCATTGCCCCTGGCAGAACGGGAAAGTGGAGCGCTACAACCGCACCCTGCAGACCGAGTGGGCCTACCAGCAGATATTCACCACCAACGACGCTCGCAGCGCTGCCCTTGCACCCTGGCTCGAGGACTACAACAATCGACGACGCCACTCAGCCCTCGGAGGCCAACCCCCGATTAGCAGACTGACGCCAACGTCCTAG
- the hrpA gene encoding ATP-dependent RNA helicase HrpA: protein MVIAVEPTQTTTPPAALAAIVAPVSEVSAEQVRQLRARLDGVTFRDAARLGRRLKSLRGDVPAEAMKKISDQIAAAEALVATRQAAVPVITYPDLPVSDRRDEIARAIIDHQVVVVAGETGSGKTTQLPKICLELGRGIRGTIGHTQPRRLAARTVAQRIADEVGTPLGETIGYTVRFTDQASDRTLVKLMTDGILLAEIQRDRRLLRYDTLILDEAHERSLNIDFLLGYLRELLPRRPDLKVIVTSATIEPERFAAHFDGAPIVEVSGRTYPVEIRYRPLEVPVQVDDSDDPDDPDHEIVRTEIRDQTEAIVDAVRELEAEPPGDVLVFLSGEREIRDTSDALSRIVDSNTEVLPLYARLPTAEQQRVFQPARTRRRIILATNVAETSLTVPGVRYVVDPGTARISRYSRRTKVQRLPIEPISQASAAQRAGRSGRTAPGVCIRLYSEEDFAGRPRYTDPEILRTNLAAVILQMAALQLGEIESFPFLDPPEQRSIRDGVQLLQELGAFDAAGAITDVGRRLAQLPVDPRLARMIVQADTEGCVREVLVLAAALSIPDPRERPAEREEAARQKHARFADEHSDFVSFLNLWQYLRDERKARSGSAFRRMCREEFLHYLRIREWQDLTGQLRSIARDIGIRESDDPEPADPARVHAALVAGLLSHIGLREGDSREYTGARNTRFVLAPGSVLTKRPPRWLVVADLVETSRLYGRIAARVEPEMVERVAGHLVQRSYSEPHWDAKRGAVMAFERVTLYGLPLVPRRRVGYAAVDPVVSRELFIEHALVQGEWQSRHHFVANNARLRTELAELEERARRRDMLVGDDEIYAWFDSRIPPQVVSGRHFDGWWKKQRHRTPDLLTFTRDDLLRVDDEDAERPDSWQAGDLSLPLTYRFEPGAADDGVTVHIPVDVLARLGGDEFGWQVPALREELVTALIKSLPKDLRRNFVPAPDTARAVLAGIQVGSEPLLEALQRELHRRSGILVPITAFDLDKLPAHLRVTFAVEGPDGTEVARGKDLDMLQRKLAGSARKAVADAVAGDWERTGLRAWPDDLEELPRRVERTVGGHIVRGYPALVDAGKGVDVKVFATEAEREAAMRGGTRRLLRLAVPSPVKAVEKGLDPRTRLVLGANPDGSLTALLDDCADAAVDVLAAKPVWTRVDFAALRDRVAEALPSTTKELVTRVQKVLAALQEVHLALPDNPPAAQADAVADIRAQLAGLVATPFVTSAGAARLADLTRYLTAIVRRLDRLAQAPQADRERMHRVHAVEDAYTELLQALSPTRAAASDVRDIGWQIEELRVSLWAQQLGTSRPVSEQRIYRAIDAILA, encoded by the coding sequence ATGGTCATCGCCGTCGAGCCTACGCAGACGACGACGCCTCCGGCGGCGCTCGCCGCTATTGTGGCGCCAGTGTCCGAGGTCTCCGCTGAGCAGGTGCGTCAGCTGCGCGCCCGCCTCGACGGCGTCACGTTTCGGGATGCGGCCCGGTTGGGGCGGCGGCTGAAATCTCTGCGCGGCGATGTGCCGGCGGAGGCCATGAAGAAGATCTCCGACCAGATCGCGGCCGCCGAGGCGTTGGTCGCCACCCGTCAAGCCGCGGTTCCGGTGATCACCTACCCGGATCTGCCGGTCAGCGACCGCCGGGACGAGATCGCCCGAGCCATCATCGACCACCAGGTGGTCGTGGTGGCGGGCGAGACCGGGTCGGGCAAGACCACCCAGCTGCCCAAGATCTGCCTGGAACTCGGCCGCGGGATCCGCGGAACCATCGGCCACACCCAGCCGCGTCGGCTCGCCGCGCGCACGGTCGCTCAGCGCATTGCCGACGAAGTCGGCACCCCGCTTGGTGAGACGATCGGCTACACCGTCCGCTTCACCGACCAGGCCAGCGACCGAACCCTGGTGAAACTGATGACCGACGGAATCCTGCTCGCCGAGATCCAGCGCGATCGGCGCCTGCTGCGCTATGACACCCTCATCCTCGATGAGGCGCACGAGCGCAGCCTCAATATCGACTTCCTGCTGGGCTACCTGCGCGAACTACTGCCACGCAGGCCCGATCTCAAGGTGATCGTCACGTCGGCGACGATCGAGCCGGAACGGTTCGCCGCGCACTTCGACGGCGCACCCATCGTCGAGGTCTCCGGCCGAACCTATCCGGTGGAGATACGCTATCGGCCGCTGGAAGTGCCTGTACAGGTCGATGATTCGGACGACCCCGACGATCCCGACCACGAGATCGTGCGCACCGAGATTCGCGATCAGACAGAGGCGATAGTCGACGCGGTTCGCGAGCTGGAGGCGGAGCCGCCCGGTGACGTGTTGGTGTTCCTGTCCGGGGAGCGGGAAATCCGGGACACCAGTGATGCTTTGAGCCGCATTGTCGATTCGAACACCGAGGTGCTACCCCTCTACGCGCGGCTGCCCACCGCCGAGCAGCAGCGGGTGTTTCAGCCCGCGCGGACCCGTCGGCGAATCATCTTGGCCACCAACGTCGCCGAGACATCGCTGACCGTACCGGGCGTCCGGTATGTCGTCGACCCCGGCACCGCGCGGATCTCCCGTTACAGCAGACGCACCAAGGTCCAGCGGTTGCCGATCGAACCGATCTCTCAGGCCTCAGCCGCGCAGCGCGCGGGGCGGTCGGGTCGTACCGCGCCCGGGGTGTGCATTCGGCTTTACTCCGAAGAGGATTTCGCGGGCCGGCCGCGCTACACCGACCCGGAGATCCTGCGCACCAACCTGGCTGCGGTGATCTTGCAGATGGCGGCGCTGCAGCTCGGCGAGATCGAGAGCTTCCCGTTCCTGGATCCGCCTGAGCAACGCAGCATCCGCGACGGGGTGCAGCTGCTGCAGGAGCTCGGCGCGTTCGACGCCGCCGGCGCCATCACCGATGTGGGTCGGCGGCTGGCGCAGTTGCCGGTCGATCCGCGGCTGGCGCGGATGATCGTGCAGGCCGACACCGAGGGATGCGTGCGCGAGGTCCTGGTGCTGGCCGCGGCGTTGTCGATTCCGGACCCGCGCGAGCGGCCGGCCGAGCGGGAAGAGGCGGCCCGGCAGAAACACGCCCGGTTCGCCGACGAGCACTCGGACTTCGTGTCCTTCCTGAATCTTTGGCAGTATCTGCGCGATGAGCGGAAGGCCCGTTCCGGCAGCGCTTTCCGGCGCATGTGCCGCGAGGAGTTCCTGCACTATCTGAGGATCCGGGAGTGGCAGGACCTGACCGGGCAGTTACGCAGCATCGCCCGAGACATCGGCATTCGGGAATCCGACGACCCCGAGCCGGCCGATCCGGCGCGTGTGCACGCTGCCCTGGTCGCCGGGTTGCTCTCGCATATCGGACTGCGAGAAGGGGATTCGCGGGAATACACCGGTGCGCGCAACACCCGGTTCGTACTAGCCCCGGGATCGGTGTTGACCAAGCGTCCGCCGCGCTGGCTCGTGGTGGCCGACCTGGTGGAGACCAGCCGGCTGTACGGCCGCATCGCGGCTCGCGTCGAACCCGAGATGGTCGAGCGGGTGGCCGGACACCTGGTGCAGCGCAGCTACAGCGAACCGCACTGGGACGCCAAGCGCGGTGCGGTGATGGCCTTCGAGCGGGTCACGCTCTACGGGCTTCCGCTCGTTCCGCGCCGGCGGGTGGGATACGCCGCCGTCGACCCGGTCGTGTCGCGCGAGCTGTTCATCGAGCACGCACTGGTGCAGGGCGAGTGGCAGAGCCGCCACCACTTCGTCGCCAACAATGCGCGGCTGCGAACCGAATTGGCCGAACTGGAGGAGCGCGCACGCCGTCGCGACATGCTCGTCGGTGACGACGAGATCTACGCCTGGTTCGACAGCAGGATTCCGCCCCAGGTGGTCTCCGGCAGGCATTTCGACGGCTGGTGGAAAAAGCAGCGGCATCGCACCCCGGATCTGCTGACGTTCACGCGTGACGACCTGTTGCGTGTCGACGACGAGGACGCCGAACGGCCGGACAGCTGGCAGGCCGGCGACTTGTCTCTGCCACTCACCTACCGATTCGAGCCCGGCGCCGCCGACGACGGCGTCACCGTGCACATACCAGTCGACGTGCTCGCCCGGCTCGGCGGCGATGAATTCGGCTGGCAGGTACCCGCGCTGCGCGAGGAACTGGTGACCGCGCTGATCAAGTCATTGCCGAAAGACCTGCGGCGCAACTTTGTTCCCGCCCCCGATACGGCACGGGCGGTACTTGCCGGTATTCAGGTCGGAAGCGAACCGCTTCTAGAGGCTCTCCAGCGTGAATTGCACCGGCGCAGCGGCATTCTCGTGCCGATCACAGCGTTCGATCTGGACAAGCTGCCCGCTCACCTGCGGGTGACCTTCGCCGTCGAAGGGCCGGACGGAACCGAGGTGGCCCGCGGTAAGGACCTCGACATGCTGCAGCGCAAGCTCGCAGGCTCGGCCCGCAAGGCGGTGGCCGACGCGGTGGCCGGTGACTGGGAACGAACGGGCCTGCGTGCGTGGCCCGACGACCTCGAAGAGTTGCCGCGTCGCGTCGAACGCACTGTCGGGGGCCACATCGTCCGCGGCTATCCGGCGTTGGTCGATGCCGGCAAGGGCGTCGACGTAAAGGTCTTCGCCACCGAGGCCGAACGCGAGGCAGCGATGCGCGGGGGCACCAGGCGGCTGCTGCGCCTGGCGGTGCCATCTCCGGTGAAGGCGGTGGAGAAAGGACTGGACCCGCGTACGCGACTGGTGCTGGGCGCCAACCCCGATGGGTCCTTGACCGCGCTCCTGGACGACTGTGCCGACGCCGCGGTCGATGTCTTGGCCGCCAAGCCGGTATGGACCAGAGTAGATTTCGCCGCGCTGCGGGACCGGGTGGCCGAAGCACTGCCCTCGACCACCAAAGAACTTGTGACCCGGGTGCAAAAGGTGCTTGCCGCTTTGCAGGAGGTGCATCTGGCCCTTCCCGACAATCCGCCTGCGGCGCAAGCCGATGCCGTCGCCGACATCCGCGCGCAGCTCGCCGGATTGGTCGCCACGCCCTTCGTCACCAGCGCCGGGGCCGCGCGCCTGGCCGATCTGACCCGTTATCTGACGGCGATCGTTCGCCGCCTGGACCGGCTGGCCCAGGCGCCGCAGGCCGACCGCGAGCGGATGCACCGTGTGCACGCCGTCGAAGACGCCTACACCGAGCTGCTGCAGGCGCTCTCGCCCACCCGCGCCGCCGCCTCCGACGTTCGCGACATCGGGTGGCAGATCGAGGAGTTACGGGTCAGCCTGTGGGCGCAGCAGTTGGGCACCTCCCGGCCGGTCAGTGAGCAACGGATCTACCGCGCCATCGACGCGATACTGGCATGA
- a CDS encoding acyl-CoA dehydrogenase family protein, with product MSTVADAERVEDLARRVVADHDPKKVPIPEFLGACYDAGLSWVHFPEGLGGLGLSRGLQAVADRILQGAGGPVPLGLNPMGYGMAAPTVREHAQSDDLKRALLRPLATTDDIWCQLFSEPGAGSDLAGLATTAVPDGDEWVINGQKVWTSLAHRARWGLLLARTNPDIAKHKGLTYFVLDMHASGVETRPLRQMTGQAEFNEVYMTDARIPDSHRLGAVGNGWNVAMTTLMNERSALGASGSRRGSGTIKEATSLWASRPDLQTPVLRDRLSQLWLRSEAQRLTSERSRASATAGGPGPEASVGKLVGALLNQHIYEWCMDLLGPEGILYDRYALADDAGDAGDWRGPIQQRYLRSRANTIEGGTTEVMRNILGERVLGLPGDLRADAGMPWKEIPRG from the coding sequence ATGAGCACCGTCGCTGATGCCGAGCGGGTCGAAGACCTGGCCCGGCGGGTCGTGGCAGACCACGACCCGAAGAAAGTCCCGATTCCGGAATTCCTCGGCGCCTGTTACGACGCCGGCCTGTCCTGGGTGCACTTCCCTGAAGGTCTCGGCGGGCTCGGCCTGTCGCGCGGCCTGCAGGCAGTCGCCGACCGGATCCTGCAGGGCGCCGGCGGACCGGTGCCGCTGGGCCTCAACCCGATGGGCTACGGCATGGCCGCGCCGACCGTGCGTGAACACGCCCAGTCCGACGACCTCAAGAGGGCGCTGCTGCGGCCGCTGGCCACCACCGACGACATCTGGTGCCAGCTGTTCTCGGAGCCGGGCGCGGGCTCGGACCTGGCCGGCCTGGCCACCACGGCGGTGCCCGACGGCGACGAATGGGTGATCAACGGCCAGAAGGTGTGGACCAGTCTGGCGCACCGCGCCCGGTGGGGTCTGCTGCTGGCCCGGACCAATCCCGACATCGCCAAGCACAAGGGCCTGACCTACTTCGTGCTCGACATGCACGCCTCCGGCGTGGAGACCCGTCCGCTGCGCCAGATGACCGGGCAGGCGGAGTTCAACGAGGTCTACATGACCGACGCCCGCATCCCCGACAGCCACCGCCTCGGCGCGGTCGGCAACGGCTGGAACGTCGCGATGACCACCCTGATGAACGAGCGCAGCGCCCTGGGCGCCAGCGGCAGCCGCCGCGGCAGCGGCACCATCAAAGAAGCCACCTCGTTGTGGGCTTCGCGTCCCGACCTGCAGACCCCGGTGCTACGAGACCGACTGTCGCAGTTGTGGTTACGGTCCGAAGCTCAGCGGTTGACCTCCGAGCGCTCCCGCGCCTCGGCCACCGCAGGCGGCCCGGGCCCGGAGGCTTCGGTCGGCAAGCTGGTGGGCGCCTTGCTCAATCAGCACATCTACGAATGGTGCATGGATCTGCTTGGGCCCGAAGGCATTCTGTACGACCGCTACGCATTGGCCGATGACGCCGGTGACGCGGGCGACTGGCGCGGGCCGATTCAGCAGCGCTACCTGCGCAGCCGCGCCAACACCATCGAGGGCGGCACCACCGAGGTGATGCGCAACATCCTCGGCGAGCGGGTGCTGGGCCTGCCCGGTGATCTGCGTGCCGACGCCGGCATGCCCTGGAAGGAGATCCCCCGTGGCTGA